In Opitutaceae bacterium TAV5, one genomic interval encodes:
- a CDS encoding laminin, translated as MIRPLFSFLPIFCLTLATPAGAPATERPNAVAPEFPPFVLFHGCPQWASARGHQDYHRYNFDRPFAPGDTPNRVWQLRTMLEHVPGGVFGTYLFFQNLDRLDRPAIIFEEYLEAAKSVEGAAIVPIVHAIGPAAERPQKLKALVEELLNRHADHPAWFRLNGLPVIVDYAAGGLGVERAEELAALIASLRAEGRRFIWLTHGVGGLSFAVNGKVDEPQLAVLLQATEGAYNFSAPLPQGLGGLADLATAVRRTPGRLFGGGFNPGYYSSRLNGRNYISQQGTWRLRQALELLAETKPDFLQVATWNDWVEATSFEPSYNHTTALLDIVRHYADRMFDRPPPASDRPRVIVSYRKNIFPGEPLDIEILSLPVAPGYETVSGTLTLRDQAGGVLATLPWGPLSGRSAEATTVTWTVPATATRDMLRPEVTVNAAAFSQTYRQLAPVPVVTNSVQADMLYFNVPLHRLRIDAQPVLLVNGRPGGQPSLAGPRLLVIDPASAATAGTAVAGVSYLKNGHVINDPLPDTASRAVVDNWPGDPLLTGMIAHDYYGALVGYADGTIAYATGQWAADAAWPDTAASYQFELESLFPRLKIGRDKLIDTSGHKLHGQLGRTDQAGKAGRPAWKNLSDRWDALQFNGKDTFVDIPLAAMPAGPVTVQLLVQPSEKPGRQQEIFIQRGANLSLRIAANGKFEARRLNTRRDFDLATGSTTLKPGQWYHVTATYDMTRLRLYVNGVEEASVPSNGLRSPEKIRLGGPFGDTENDAIIDRTRGDSWFKGRIAHLRILNGAARPDAIVGDHRELAQVLAAANP; from the coding sequence ATGATTCGACCGCTGTTTTCCTTTCTTCCGATTTTCTGCCTGACGCTTGCGACCCCCGCGGGCGCTCCCGCCACGGAGCGGCCGAACGCGGTCGCGCCGGAGTTTCCCCCGTTTGTCCTCTTCCATGGTTGCCCGCAATGGGCCTCGGCGCGGGGGCATCAGGATTATCACCGCTACAACTTCGACCGTCCCTTCGCCCCGGGTGACACGCCCAATCGGGTCTGGCAGCTCCGCACCATGCTGGAGCACGTGCCCGGCGGCGTCTTTGGCACCTACCTTTTTTTTCAAAATCTCGACCGGCTGGACCGTCCGGCCATCATCTTTGAAGAATACCTCGAGGCGGCGAAATCCGTCGAAGGCGCGGCCATCGTGCCCATTGTCCACGCCATCGGTCCCGCGGCCGAACGCCCGCAGAAGCTCAAGGCTCTGGTTGAAGAACTCCTCAATCGCCATGCCGACCATCCCGCGTGGTTTCGGCTCAACGGGCTGCCCGTCATCGTTGACTATGCCGCCGGGGGGCTGGGCGTGGAGCGGGCGGAGGAGCTGGCCGCGCTCATCGCCTCCCTGCGCGCCGAGGGGCGCCGCTTCATCTGGCTGACGCACGGCGTCGGCGGCCTGTCCTTCGCGGTCAACGGCAAGGTGGACGAGCCGCAACTGGCCGTGCTGTTGCAGGCCACGGAAGGAGCTTACAATTTCTCCGCGCCGCTTCCTCAAGGGCTCGGCGGCCTGGCGGACCTCGCCACCGCCGTGCGGCGGACACCGGGCCGGCTTTTTGGCGGCGGCTTCAACCCCGGGTATTATTCCAGTCGCCTGAACGGCCGCAATTACATCAGCCAGCAAGGCACCTGGCGGCTCAGGCAAGCGCTGGAACTTCTGGCGGAAACCAAGCCGGACTTCCTGCAAGTCGCCACCTGGAACGACTGGGTCGAGGCCACCAGTTTCGAGCCGAGCTACAATCATACCACCGCCCTGCTGGACATCGTGCGCCATTACGCCGACCGGATGTTCGACCGCCCGCCGCCCGCAAGCGACCGGCCCCGCGTCATCGTCTCCTATCGCAAGAACATCTTTCCGGGTGAGCCCCTCGATATCGAAATCCTCAGCCTCCCCGTCGCCCCCGGCTACGAAACGGTGAGCGGCACGCTCACGCTGCGCGATCAGGCCGGCGGCGTCCTCGCTACCCTCCCTTGGGGCCCCCTTTCGGGTCGTAGTGCCGAAGCCACTACCGTCACCTGGACCGTCCCGGCGACTGCCACCCGCGACATGCTCCGGCCCGAAGTCACGGTCAACGCCGCCGCCTTCAGCCAGACCTACAGGCAACTGGCCCCCGTCCCCGTCGTCACCAACTCGGTGCAGGCCGACATGCTCTACTTCAACGTGCCTCTCCACCGTCTCCGCATCGACGCGCAACCCGTGCTCCTCGTCAACGGACGCCCCGGCGGGCAGCCCTCCCTCGCCGGCCCCCGCCTGCTCGTGATCGACCCCGCCTCCGCCGCCACGGCCGGCACCGCCGTGGCCGGCGTCTCCTACCTCAAGAACGGCCACGTCATCAACGACCCCTTGCCCGACACCGCCAGCCGGGCGGTGGTGGACAACTGGCCCGGCGATCCGCTCCTCACCGGCATGATCGCGCACGACTACTACGGCGCCCTGGTCGGCTATGCGGACGGCACCATCGCCTATGCCACCGGCCAGTGGGCCGCCGACGCCGCCTGGCCCGACACCGCGGCCAGTTACCAGTTTGAACTCGAAAGCCTGTTCCCCCGGCTAAAAATCGGGAGGGACAAGCTGATCGACACCTCCGGCCACAAGCTCCACGGTCAGCTCGGCCGGACCGATCAGGCCGGCAAGGCGGGCCGCCCCGCCTGGAAGAACCTCTCCGACCGTTGGGATGCCCTCCAGTTCAACGGCAAGGACACTTTTGTGGACATCCCCCTCGCCGCCATGCCTGCCGGCCCGGTCACGGTTCAACTGCTTGTCCAGCCCTCGGAGAAACCCGGACGCCAGCAGGAGATATTCATCCAGCGCGGCGCCAACCTGTCGCTGCGCATCGCCGCGAACGGAAAATTCGAGGCCCGGCGTCTCAACACCCGGAGGGATTTCGACCTCGCCACCGGCTCCACGACCCTGAAGCCCGGCCAGTGGTATCACGTCACCGCCACCTACGACATGACCCGGCTGCGACTCTACGTGAACGGCGTCGAGGAGGCTTCCGTGCCGAGCAACGGCCTGCGCTCGCCGGAAAAAATCCGTCTCGGCGGCCCGTTCGGCGACACGGAAAACGACGCCATCATCGACCGCACGCGGGGCGATTCCTGGTTCAAGGGCCGCATCGCCCACCTGCGCATCCTCAACGGCGCCGCCCGCCCCGACGCCATCGTCGGCGACCACCGTGAACTCGCCCAAGTGCTGGCGGCGGCCAACCCATAG
- a CDS encoding laminin — protein sequence MLRFPLTLLLLSGGCGVSSAALPPEPVSGSSVSKEETFVDYIFDAERQVLRDRWGRQPDRPAPGIAPVAETGGAPALRPQAGKPVRLTGLDLPAGPLTLSLWVRPDAPLSGAPQVIRASGSVLTLGIDGQNRYQVTRSDDDRRPQSATAAEPVGPGRWQHLAATHDGVTLALYVDGRLVATQSCRGRKTSHSDSGEALGSRGDGSNPFRGLIAAYAVYNRAFTAAEIAALARSFHARSPDNNATIQVRSLSSL from the coding sequence ATGCTACGTTTCCCTTTGACCCTCTTGCTCCTGTCGGGTGGGTGCGGTGTATCGAGCGCCGCGCTTCCTCCGGAGCCTGTCTCCGGCTCGTCGGTTTCCAAGGAGGAGACCTTCGTTGACTACATCTTCGACGCGGAGCGGCAGGTGCTCCGCGACCGGTGGGGACGGCAACCCGACCGGCCCGCGCCGGGCATCGCCCCGGTGGCCGAGACCGGGGGCGCGCCCGCCCTGCGCCCCCAGGCGGGAAAACCGGTCCGGCTCACCGGCCTCGATCTGCCTGCCGGCCCGCTGACCCTGTCGCTGTGGGTGCGTCCCGACGCTCCGCTTTCCGGCGCGCCCCAGGTCATCCGTGCCAGCGGCAGCGTGCTCACCCTCGGCATCGACGGGCAAAACCGCTACCAGGTCACCCGCAGTGACGACGACCGGCGCCCGCAGTCCGCCACCGCCGCCGAGCCCGTCGGGCCGGGGCGCTGGCAGCATCTCGCCGCCACCCACGATGGCGTGACGCTCGCGCTCTACGTCGATGGCCGCCTCGTCGCCACCCAGTCCTGTCGCGGACGAAAAACCTCCCACAGCGATTCCGGCGAGGCGCTTGGTTCGCGCGGGGATGGGAGCAATCCCTTCCGAGGGCTCATCGCAGCCTACGCCGTTTACAACCGGGCCTTCACCGCCGCCGAGATCGCGGCGCTGGCCCGGTCCTTCCACGCCCGGTCTCCCGACAACAACGCAACTATCCAAGTCCGTTCCCTCTCTTCTTTATGA
- a CDS encoding xylose isomerase, with protein MNPTSIFPVYFTGFADEVAPDIDVQIEVTRELSWRAIELRKVGVPGFPVGNLHDIPDEAFDRVVAALDDAGVRVNSLGSTLGNGAQDIRNPFDDELAAARRGATRAQRLGASFVRVMSYPVGDVSDLRETERFRRLREIVRIFSDVGVTVVHENCANYGGMSWRHTLSLLENVPGLKLVFDTGNCVKDADHARPAPHPRQLSLEFFRQVREHVVYVHIKDGVFDAETGHVRWCFLGEGQGDVHRVVADLLAGGYRGGLSIEPHMGGSSFYGPPTVENRRRIYLEYGRRVEALVASLAGAKKNEGTAVPVGGEPQ; from the coding sequence ATGAACCCCACTTCCATTTTCCCCGTGTATTTCACCGGCTTTGCCGACGAGGTGGCGCCCGACATCGACGTGCAGATCGAAGTCACCCGCGAACTGAGCTGGCGTGCGATCGAGCTGCGCAAGGTCGGGGTCCCCGGGTTTCCCGTCGGCAATCTCCACGACATCCCGGACGAAGCCTTCGACCGCGTGGTGGCAGCGCTGGACGATGCCGGCGTGCGGGTGAATTCCCTCGGCTCCACCCTCGGCAACGGGGCACAGGATATCCGCAATCCGTTCGATGACGAATTGGCCGCGGCGAGACGCGGCGCCACGCGCGCGCAACGTCTGGGTGCGTCGTTTGTCCGGGTGATGAGCTATCCGGTGGGCGACGTATCCGATTTGCGCGAGACAGAGCGTTTCCGGCGACTGCGCGAAATCGTGCGCATCTTTTCGGATGTCGGCGTCACCGTGGTCCACGAAAACTGTGCCAACTACGGCGGCATGAGTTGGAGGCACACCCTGAGCCTGCTGGAAAACGTGCCGGGCCTGAAGCTGGTTTTCGACACCGGCAATTGCGTGAAGGATGCCGACCACGCCCGGCCCGCCCCGCATCCGCGGCAGTTGTCCCTGGAGTTTTTCCGGCAGGTGAGGGAGCACGTGGTTTACGTGCATATCAAGGATGGTGTCTTTGATGCTGAAACCGGGCACGTGCGGTGGTGTTTCCTGGGCGAAGGGCAAGGCGATGTGCATCGTGTCGTGGCCGATTTGCTGGCGGGCGGCTATCGGGGCGGTTTGTCGATCGAGCCGCACATGGGCGGCTCGAGTTTTTACGGACCGCCGACCGTGGAGAACCGCCGCCGCATCTATCTTGAATACGGACGCAGGGTCGAGGCCTTGGTGGCGTCACTGGCCGGGGCGAAGAAAAATGAGGGAACCGCGGTCCCGGTCGGGGGTGAGCCGCAATGA
- a CDS encoding laminin encodes MPKSRRPPVPTPLDMTKSLLALFGLLSGLLATAAPEVPPFILFHACPQWAAARGHQDYYRYSFDRPFALGNESDLKVWQLRAMLREVPGAVFGAYLYNGSIENPDQRAQRLEDYLEAARSVEGAAIVPIVHATGGNAAEKLRNQVKLFLDRFADHPSWFRINGLPVIFDYAAGGIGLANAGELVDLIASLRGEGYRFIWFGHGVAGTSFSVSGRVDEPQLAVLLQAAEGAYNFSAPLDQGLGGLADLAAAVRRTPGKLFGGGFNPGYYSNRLDSRNYISQQGTWRLRKVLELLAETRPDFLQAATWNDWVESTSFEPSYKHTTALLEIVRHYADRMFDRPPPAGDRPRVIVSYRKNIFPGEPLEFEILSLPVAPGYETVSGTLTLRDQTGGVLATLPWGPLSGRSAEATTVTWTVPAAATRDMLRPEVTVNAAAFSQTYRQLAPVPVVTNSVQADMLCFSVPLHRLRTGDQPVLLVNRRSGGQPSLTGPRLLEIDSASVSGNAVMGIAYLKNGFIINDPTPDTAARPVVENWLSDPLHTGMVSEDYYGALVGYEDGTIAYASGQWASDAAWPRIAASYQFELESLFPRLKIGRDKLIDTSGRKLHGQLGQTDPADKAGRPGWKNLSDRWDALQFNGKDTFVDIPFAAMPAGSVTVQLLVRPDEKPGRQQELFIQRDAGLSLRITAGGRFEARRLNARRDFDFAPGSTVVQSGQWYHVTATWDMSRLRLYVNGVEEASIISDGLCSPERSRLGGPLGNSEDDALLDGTRGDSFFKGRIAYFRILNGVARPDAIAGDHQELKKVLAAVNP; translated from the coding sequence TTGCCCAAATCCCGCCGTCCTCCGGTCCCCACACCCCTTGATATGACCAAGTCGCTTCTCGCCCTGTTTGGTTTGCTCTCCGGTCTTCTTGCCACCGCCGCGCCGGAGGTTCCCCCGTTCATCCTTTTCCATGCCTGTCCGCAATGGGCCGCGGCCCGCGGTCATCAGGATTATTACCGCTACAGCTTCGACCGCCCCTTTGCCCTCGGCAATGAATCCGACCTGAAAGTATGGCAGCTCCGCGCCATGCTGCGCGAAGTGCCCGGCGCCGTCTTCGGCGCCTATCTCTACAACGGCAGCATCGAAAACCCCGACCAGAGAGCGCAGCGCCTTGAAGATTATCTGGAAGCGGCCAGGTCCGTCGAAGGCGCCGCCATCGTGCCCATCGTTCACGCGACCGGAGGCAACGCGGCCGAAAAGCTCAGGAATCAGGTCAAGCTGTTCCTGGACCGTTTTGCCGATCATCCCTCCTGGTTTCGCATCAACGGCCTTCCCGTCATCTTTGATTACGCGGCCGGTGGCATCGGCCTTGCGAATGCCGGCGAGCTGGTGGACCTGATAGCCAGCCTTCGCGGCGAAGGTTATCGCTTCATCTGGTTCGGTCACGGCGTCGCCGGCACCTCTTTTTCGGTCAGCGGCCGGGTGGACGAACCGCAACTGGCCGTGCTGTTGCAGGCTGCCGAAGGAGCTTATAATTTCTCCGCGCCACTCGATCAAGGGCTCGGCGGCCTGGCTGACCTCGCCGCCGCCGTGCGGCGGACTCCGGGCAAGCTCTTTGGCGGCGGTTTCAACCCCGGCTATTATTCCAATCGCCTCGATTCCCGCAATTACATCAGCCAGCAAGGCACCTGGCGGCTCAGGAAGGTGCTGGAACTCCTGGCCGAAACCAGACCGGATTTCCTGCAGGCCGCCACCTGGAACGACTGGGTGGAGTCCACCAGCTTCGAGCCCAGCTACAAGCACACCACCGCCCTCCTTGAGATCGTGCGCCATTACGCGGACCGGATGTTCGACCGCCCGCCGCCCGCGGGCGACCGGCCCCGCGTCATCGTCTCCTATCGCAAGAACATTTTCCCGGGAGAGCCCCTCGAGTTCGAAATCCTCAGCCTCCCCGTCGCCCCCGGCTACGAAACGGTGAGCGGCACGCTCACGCTGCGTGATCAGACCGGCGGCGTCCTCGCGACCCTGCCTTGGGGCCCGCTTTCGGGCCGTAGTGCCGAAGCCACGACCGTCACCTGGACCGTCCCGGCCGCCGCCACCCGCGACATGCTCCGGCCCGAAGTCACGGTCAACGCCGCCGCCTTCAGCCAGACCTACCGGCAGCTCGCCCCCGTCCCCGTCGTCACCAACTCGGTGCAGGCCGACATGCTCTGCTTCAGTGTGCCGCTCCATCGTCTCCGCACCGGCGATCAACCCGTCCTTCTCGTCAACCGGCGCTCCGGCGGCCAGCCCTCCCTCACGGGTCCCCGGCTTCTGGAAATCGACTCCGCATCCGTTTCCGGGAATGCGGTGATGGGCATTGCGTATTTGAAAAACGGATTCATCATCAATGATCCCACGCCCGACACCGCGGCCCGGCCCGTGGTCGAGAACTGGCTGAGCGATCCGCTCCATACCGGCATGGTCTCGGAGGATTACTACGGAGCCCTCGTCGGCTACGAGGATGGCACCATCGCCTACGCCAGCGGCCAGTGGGCCTCCGACGCCGCCTGGCCTCGCATCGCGGCCAGTTACCAGTTTGAACTCGAAAGCCTGTTCCCCCGGCTAAAAATCGGGAGGGACAAGCTGATCGACACCTCCGGCCGCAAGCTCCACGGCCAGCTTGGCCAGACCGATCCGGCCGACAAGGCGGGCCGCCCCGGCTGGAAGAACCTCTCCGATCGCTGGGATGCCCTCCAGTTCAACGGCAAGGATACCTTCGTGGACATCCCTTTCGCCGCCATGCCCGCCGGGTCCGTCACGGTTCAACTGCTTGTCCGCCCCGACGAGAAGCCCGGCCGCCAGCAGGAGCTCTTCATCCAGCGTGACGCCGGCCTTTCCCTGCGCATCACGGCGGGCGGAAGGTTCGAGGCGCGCCGGCTTAACGCCCGCCGGGATTTCGACTTCGCTCCCGGGTCCACCGTCGTCCAGTCCGGCCAGTGGTATCATGTCACCGCCACTTGGGACATGAGCCGGCTGCGCCTCTATGTGAACGGTGTCGAGGAAGCCTCCATAATAAGCGACGGGCTGTGCTCGCCGGAGCGCAGCCGGCTCGGCGGTCCGCTCGGGAACTCGGAAGACGACGCCCTTCTGGACGGCACGCGCGGAGACTCCTTCTTCAAGGGCCGCATCGCCTATTTTCGTATCCTTAACGGCGTGGCACGTCCCGACGCCATCGCGGGCGACCATCAGGAACTCAAAAAGGTGCTGGCGGCGGTCAACCCATAG
- a CDS encoding laminin, protein MPNRSLSTLASPSHHPCAGILLGCLLAVGASLGAQTTHTPFWIGGGSANDWSDAANWSDAPGGAGGWLPSGSGVAVATFNNAATVNVNAAWSIRRIMFSNTSGVVTMGGGGLLDVRLQTHNQYWINTSGAGGRTAGDLVLSYSGNVAEQLGHISSNGGSLALGNLFVTQADGTSATSISLSLRGASTSANNLVAGVVFDEATTPADRILQKIDTGRWTVGGAANNFTEVGVGRGALRFATAAALPSAAHVWLSTSSAGYSSTLELDGRHLTAAGLVATGGAQGATRIAGEGSLTVANGIVVDTVCFLVNGRVNSGGHVAIAESGILGGDGSLALSAGKDIVIEGVLAPGMVNSLTSADRYSLPGSLELSLAGSGRLRFAPGSVLAFDLGGTDAASDKIVFATTGDWLAGSGNATLALTGVVDHNKVHTLFRNVTTDGFAFESIIGYDDSGYIARLERVGNDYQLRFTPMYRLPAYNGYWLKSSGVENETFGDLVLSYSGNVAEQIGHISSTGGSLALGDLFVTQAGGTTATSIALSLRGTSTSANNLVAGVVFDEATTPGGRILQKTDTGRWTVGGAANNFTEVRIVRGALRFATASALPSAALVRLSTSSADYSSTLELNGRHLAAGRLVATGGAQGATRVAGEGSLTVANGIAIDAVWFLANGQVNSGGDVALATGGILAGDGALSLSADKDIVIGAGATLSPGNVSSLTSASRQSQAGTLTLSLAGSGKLRFETDSVLSLDLGATDAVSDKIVFATTGDWLAGGGGATLALKGAIDYGKTYTLFRNVTTAGFTFERITGYDDSRYIARLERVGDDYRLGFAAAFVVSKEEVFVDYLFDPADRMLHDRWARQPSRPAPGIITVADSGDLPALRPQAGQPVQLTVLDLPAGPLTLSLWVRPDPPLSTAPQIIRAGNVVTLGIDKNNRYHVSRSNDDRRPQTAVASVPVESGRWQHLAVTHDGVSLALYIDGRLAATQACRGRKTSGRDSVEALGSRGTGLDPFHGLIAAYTVYNRDFTAAEIAALAQIPPSSGPHTP, encoded by the coding sequence ATGCCCAATCGATCCCTGTCCACACTTGCTTCCCCCTCCCATCACCCTTGCGCGGGCATTCTTCTGGGTTGCCTGCTGGCCGTCGGAGCCTCCCTGGGCGCGCAGACCACCCACACGCCTTTCTGGATCGGAGGCGGCTCCGCCAACGACTGGTCCGACGCTGCAAACTGGTCCGATGCGCCGGGTGGCGCAGGGGGCTGGCTGCCCTCCGGCAGCGGCGTGGCCGTCGCCACGTTCAACAACGCTGCAACGGTCAACGTGAACGCCGCCTGGTCGATCAGGCGTATCATGTTTTCAAATACAAGCGGCGTCGTGACGATGGGGGGCGGCGGCTTGCTGGATGTCCGGCTCCAGACGCACAACCAATATTGGATCAACACCTCCGGAGCGGGCGGCCGCACAGCCGGCGATCTCGTGCTTTCTTACAGCGGCAACGTCGCGGAGCAACTCGGTCATATCAGTTCAAACGGAGGTTCGCTTGCGCTTGGGAACCTTTTTGTGACGCAGGCGGACGGCACGTCGGCCACCTCGATCTCACTCTCCCTGCGAGGCGCCTCCACGAGCGCGAACAACCTGGTGGCCGGGGTTGTCTTTGACGAGGCCACCACGCCCGCGGACAGGATTCTCCAAAAGATCGACACGGGCCGCTGGACGGTGGGGGGCGCTGCCAACAACTTCACCGAAGTGGGGGTAGGCCGGGGGGCGTTGAGATTCGCCACGGCCGCGGCGCTGCCCTCCGCCGCCCATGTGTGGCTGTCCACCTCCTCGGCTGGCTATTCCTCGACCCTCGAACTCGATGGCCGGCATCTTACGGCCGCGGGGCTCGTCGCCACCGGCGGCGCGCAGGGCGCCACCCGCATCGCCGGCGAGGGCAGCCTCACGGTCGCCAACGGCATCGTCGTCGATACGGTCTGCTTCCTTGTAAACGGCCGGGTGAATTCGGGCGGACATGTCGCCATCGCCGAAAGCGGCATTTTGGGGGGCGACGGCAGCCTGGCGCTCTCCGCGGGCAAGGACATCGTGATCGAGGGCGTGCTGGCGCCCGGCATGGTGAACAGCCTGACCTCGGCGGACAGATACAGCCTGCCCGGCTCCCTTGAGCTTTCGCTGGCCGGTTCCGGCAGGCTCAGGTTCGCGCCCGGCTCCGTGCTGGCATTTGACCTCGGGGGGACAGACGCCGCCTCGGACAAGATCGTGTTCGCCACCACCGGCGACTGGCTCGCCGGCAGCGGCAACGCCACGCTCGCGCTGACGGGCGTCGTCGATCACAACAAAGTCCATACCCTCTTCCGCAACGTCACCACCGATGGTTTCGCATTCGAGAGCATCATCGGCTACGACGACTCCGGCTACATCGCCCGGCTCGAACGGGTGGGTAACGATTATCAGCTCCGCTTCACTCCGATGTATCGGCTCCCAGCCTACAATGGCTACTGGCTCAAGTCGTCCGGGGTGGAGAACGAGACATTCGGCGATCTCGTGCTTTCTTATAGCGGCAACGTCGCGGAGCAAATCGGTCATATCAGCTCCACCGGCGGTTCGCTCGCGCTCGGGGATCTTTTCGTGACGCAGGCGGGCGGCACGACGGCCACCTCGATCGCACTCTCCCTGCGAGGCACCTCCACGAGCGCGAACAACCTGGTGGCCGGGGTTGTCTTTGACGAGGCCACCACGCCCGGGGGCAGGATTCTCCAAAAGACCGACACGGGCCGCTGGACGGTGGGGGGGGCGGCCAACAACTTCACCGAAGTGAGGATAGTCCGGGGGGCGTTGAGATTCGCCACGGCCTCGGCCTTGCCTTCCGCCGCCCTTGTGCGGCTGTCCACCTCCTCGGCCGACTATTCCTCGACCCTCGAACTCAATGGCCGCCATCTTGCGGCCGGACGGCTTGTCGCCACCGGCGGTGCGCAGGGCGCCACCCGAGTCGCCGGCGAGGGCAGCCTCACGGTCGCCAACGGCATCGCCATCGATGCGGTCTGGTTCCTTGCGAATGGTCAGGTGAACTCGGGCGGGGACGTTGCCCTTGCCACCGGCGGCATCCTGGCCGGTGACGGCGCGCTGTCACTCTCCGCGGACAAAGACATCGTCATCGGGGCTGGGGCGACTCTTTCGCCCGGCAACGTGAGCAGCCTGACCTCGGCCTCCAGGCAAAGTCAGGCCGGCACCCTGACGCTTTCGCTGGCCGGTTCCGGCAAGCTCAGGTTCGAGACGGATTCCGTGCTGTCTCTCGATCTTGGGGCGACGGACGCCGTCTCGGACAAGATCGTGTTCGCCACCACCGGCGACTGGCTCGCCGGTGGCGGCGGCGCAACCCTCGCGTTAAAGGGAGCCATCGACTACGGCAAAACCTATACCCTCTTCCGCAACGTCACCACCGCTGGTTTCACCTTCGAGCGCATCACCGGCTACGACGACTCCCGCTACATCGCCCGGCTGGAGCGGGTGGGCGACGATTATCGACTCGGCTTCGCAGCCGCCTTCGTCGTCTCTAAGGAGGAAGTCTTTGTGGACTATCTTTTCGATCCGGCGGACAGGATGCTTCATGACCGGTGGGCGCGGCAGCCTTCACGCCCCGCTCCAGGAATAATCACCGTGGCGGATTCCGGCGATTTGCCCGCGCTGCGTCCGCAGGCCGGGCAACCGGTCCAACTGACCGTCCTCGATCTGCCTGCCGGTCCGCTGACCTTGTCGCTGTGGGTGCGTCCCGATCCCCCGCTTTCCACCGCTCCGCAGATCATCCGTGCGGGCAATGTAGTCACCCTCGGGATCGACAAGAACAATCGATACCATGTCTCCCGCAGCAACGATGATCGACGCCCCCAGACGGCGGTCGCCTCCGTTCCGGTTGAATCGGGACGCTGGCAGCACCTCGCCGTGACGCACGACGGTGTCTCCCTCGCTCTCTATATCGATGGCCGGCTCGCGGCCACTCAAGCCTGCCGGGGCCGGAAAACATCCGGCCGCGATTCGGTCGAAGCGCTTGGCTCCCGGGGAACCGGGCTCGATCCCTTCCACGGGCTCATTGCCGCCTACACCGTTTACAATCGCGACTTCACCGCCGCCGAAATCGCCGCGCTTGCCCAAATCCCGCCGTCCTCCGGTCCCCACACCCCTTGA
- a CDS encoding acyl-CoA thioesterase has protein sequence MIFALAATPFGLAASASPTVPAATNAAVPEPALRDLKEVFPRNGIPRVLRKLEAGQSLRVAYLGGSITAQKGWRVQSLDWLRRQYPQARIDEIRATVGGTGSELGVFRLRSDVLDKKPDLLFVEFAVNDGKARPSDIHKSIEGIVRQTWRTVPDCDIVFIYTVTGSHVRRLRIGKMEPAASAMEDVADHYGIPSIHFGVEIARLLQEGKLVMSSSGARVERVSGEELDMTTPLPTDEQGRIVFSRDGVHPYLDTGHMLYTRTFVRAMEPIRAVRATAPLAATPRTLRDPFDAGNWEKATAVPLGSSPALQVDGSFSVSKDGVIWRLEPGTTLRFRFRGTKVAFYDYLGPNSGMIEVSLDGEKRTVTRFDGYCTYRRQHMVVVGDNLPPGEHEVTVTVLADQVDKRNILFARNREDFDKNPAKYEGNIWHVRSVLLIGELIE, from the coding sequence ATGATCTTCGCATTGGCAGCGACGCCGTTTGGTCTCGCGGCATCCGCCTCGCCCACCGTTCCCGCGGCGACCAACGCCGCGGTCCCTGAACCCGCGTTGCGCGACCTCAAGGAAGTCTTCCCGCGAAACGGGATTCCTCGCGTGCTGCGAAAACTGGAGGCCGGCCAAAGCCTGCGCGTCGCCTATCTGGGAGGAAGCATAACGGCGCAGAAAGGCTGGCGGGTGCAGAGCCTGGACTGGCTCCGCCGGCAATATCCGCAGGCCAGGATCGACGAGATCAGGGCGACCGTGGGAGGCACGGGGTCGGAACTGGGCGTCTTCCGCCTGCGTTCCGATGTATTGGACAAAAAGCCCGATCTCCTGTTCGTGGAATTTGCGGTGAACGATGGCAAAGCCCGGCCATCCGACATCCACAAGTCGATCGAAGGCATCGTTCGCCAGACCTGGCGCACGGTGCCCGATTGCGACATTGTTTTTATTTATACCGTCACCGGCTCCCACGTTCGCCGTCTGCGCATCGGGAAGATGGAGCCGGCGGCCTCCGCCATGGAAGACGTGGCCGATCACTATGGCATCCCTTCCATTCATTTCGGCGTGGAAATCGCCCGGCTCCTCCAGGAGGGCAAGCTGGTCATGTCTTCTTCCGGCGCCCGCGTGGAACGCGTGTCCGGCGAAGAACTCGACATGACGACTCCGCTTCCAACCGACGAGCAGGGCCGCATCGTGTTTTCCAGGGACGGAGTGCATCCTTATCTCGATACCGGCCACATGCTCTACACCCGGACCTTCGTTCGCGCGATGGAGCCGATCCGCGCCGTCCGGGCGACAGCGCCTCTCGCCGCCACGCCGCGGACTTTGCGCGACCCGTTCGACGCCGGCAATTGGGAAAAGGCCACGGCCGTGCCTCTCGGCTCCAGTCCGGCGCTCCAGGTGGACGGTTCGTTTTCGGTGTCAAAAGACGGCGTCATCTGGCGCCTGGAGCCGGGGACGACGCTGCGCTTCCGGTTTCGCGGGACCAAGGTGGCGTTTTACGATTATCTCGGCCCGAACTCCGGCATGATAGAAGTGTCGCTTGACGGGGAGAAGCGGACGGTCACGCGCTTCGATGGCTATTGCACCTATCGCCGTCAGCACATGGTGGTTGTCGGCGACAACCTGCCGCCGGGCGAACATGAAGTGACAGTCACCGTACTGGCCGATCAGGTGGACAAACGAAACATCCTCTTCGCGCGCAATCGGGAGGACTTTGACAAGAATCCCGCCAAATATGAAGGCAACATCTGGCACGTGCGGTCGGTTCTCCTGATCGGGGAGCTGATTGAATAA